The Xenorhabdus poinarii G6 nucleotide sequence AACCGTGAAACAGCCGAGGATGCCGAATGTCAGTAGCGTGAATAGGATTTTATTCGATAAATAACGGCTGAGGATATTGGCTAAACAATAAATAAATAGAGTATAAGCGAATAAAATACAGGCGAATTTCGCAGAAAAGGAGAAGACAAAGAAATAACTTACTAAAATTAATACACCGTTTTGTAGCCGGGGCGTTTTTTGTAAAAGCCAATAGACAATCAACAAAATAACAAACGATCCAAGAAACTCAAAAGAGAAGAAATTCATATCAGACTCAGGTTAATCATTTATCGTTGGGAGACAGAATGTCATTCTGATATGCATTATAGTATGGAATTTGTTTATGTTTACAGTAGGTAATTATCAATATAGGTGAAAAAAATAATCCACCGGGTAATGAATACCCGGTGGATTATGGGGAGAGTGTTATTGCATAGCCAATTCATGAGCCTGTGAGATGAGTTGCCGATTGCCATTCAATACTCGATGCAAATAGCGGTTATATTCATTCCCCAGTTCAGAATAGCCATTGAGATTATCGATAAGCTTACTGGTATTCAGCGGCTCTTGTGTTGTCCTCTGTTTTGCCCGTGAAGAACGCAGTGATTCATAAGCATGGTGCGTATTCAGATTCTTCATATAGGCAACGACAGAAGCGTTAATGGTCGGATAAGCTGAATAACCTTTCACTTTTCCATTCGTTTTGCCGCAAGTGCGACAACGCATCCCAAACAGATTATTATTTTTTTTGGCAAGTTCTGATGTTCCCCAACCCGATTCAGCGGCCGCCTGTGTGGCGACGAAATGGGTAGGAATAATATCAACTCGACTGAGCAATTGACGCCAGTTGACCTGTTTTGGTGAATTACAGGTCATTTTGTAATCGACGCAGATCTTTTTTAGTCGATTGCTATCCTGTGCAGACCAATAACGATTTTTCCGGTGTGACAGGAGCCATTCGCGGTCTTGCATAATCTTTTGATTATGCTGAACAATGACAGGCACAATAATATTTAAAAACGCTTTCTTCCGGGGTGTACCTGAAGGATATTTTCGCAAATCGGGCAAATTGATCGGTATGCCATTGTGAGAATACTCTTGAATTTTCGAGGTACTGGTCGAGGCATTGCTCAGACCGGTGAAGATTAATGAGATAAAGAAAGCGAAGACCGCACTTGTCCTCATGATTAGAGAGGGCATTTGCTTCTCCTCGTTTTATTACTCTGGATGAAAAACACACGAATACTAACAGAGCAGACAATATATAGCTACTGTTATTCGCCATTCATAAGTTCAGTTTCTATCACGAAACCTAACACACTACTGATAAATATCTCTATTTTTTATACTCTATGGTAAATTAATGTAATCATCATTATGGTTTTATTTAGTATTGAGTCTGACGCATATAATAACTCATGGGGTTATATTCCTTTTTAATCGAATTTTTATTTATTACCCTCACCAGATAAGGTAATGTTATTTCAATTAAAATTTAACTTTCTTGGGTGTTTATTTTGAGCCTGAACAGGTTTGCTTTATCGCTGTGATGATAACCAATTCTATGATTCAATTTTTTGTTATCTATTTTTGTGGTCGGTTTTTGATTCTTTATATTAAATTCGACGCTATTTTTATTTAACGAATTTGAAAAGCCCCTAAGTCGATTGGTGTTTCCTCCAGTTTGGAAAATAATTAGGGAGCCGAAGCTCCCTAATTGGGTATGATAAAGATGAGTTGAACCACTACAGCCACTTCGCGACACCGCCGTGGCGAGCGCAAGCGCCTTTACGGGATTGACTCTTGCTATGGCTACCATCTTTACAAAGGGCTGTATTCGCGCCTTTTTTGGCTGTATTCTTTTTGACTGTATTCTTTTTGATCTTTCTCTTTGACGCCTGGTGTTTTTGGGCTTTTTTACTGACTTTCTTGTCTAACGTGTTAGCGTTGTGTTTTGTTGTCTTAACATTATTTTTTACTGACGTGACTGTTTTTGGCGCAGTCTCGGTTGAGGTTGATACTGCTGGCGCTGCCAGTGCTGTACTTGAAAACAACACCAGTAATGCTGCAACTGATAACTTCAAGTTTTTCATCGCATATTTCCTCTGATTAGAGTCCTAAAGCCAGACATCTACTTTTGCAATTTGGAGTATAGTTTTGAATGTTATGATT carries:
- a CDS encoding protein bax gives rise to the protein MPSLIMRTSAVFAFFISLIFTGLSNASTSTSKIQEYSHNGIPINLPDLRKYPSGTPRKKAFLNIIVPVIVQHNQKIMQDREWLLSHRKNRYWSAQDSNRLKKICVDYKMTCNSPKQVNWRQLLSRVDIIPTHFVATQAAAESGWGTSELAKKNNNLFGMRCRTCGKTNGKVKGYSAYPTINASVVAYMKNLNTHHAYESLRSSRAKQRTTQEPLNTSKLIDNLNGYSELGNEYNRYLHRVLNGNRQLISQAHELAMQ
- a CDS encoding DUF3761 domain-containing protein, with the translated sequence MKNLKLSVAALLVLFSSTALAAPAVSTSTETAPKTVTSVKNNVKTTKHNANTLDKKVSKKAQKHQASKRKIKKNTVKKNTAKKGANTALCKDGSHSKSQSRKGACARHGGVAKWL